In one window of Thalassotalea agarivorans DNA:
- the hemE gene encoding uroporphyrinogen decarboxylase, with the protein MTELKNDAYLRALLKQPVEHTPIWMMRQAGRYLPEYKATRAQAGDFMSLCRNTELACEVTLQPLRRFPLDAAILFSDILTIPDAMGLGLYFETGEGPRFERPIQSKADVDKIGLPDPEGELKYVMDAVRMIRRELKGEVPLIGFSGSPWTLATYMVEGGSSKAFTKIKKMMYSEPQTLHLLLDKLADSVIEYLNAQIAAGAQSVMVFDTWGGVLSPRDYNDFSLQYMAKIVDGLTRENDGRKVPVTLFTKNGGMWLEKIAATGCDALGLDWTIDIENAKARVGDKVALQGNMDPSMLYAPKERITEEVEKILAGYGDTGTGHVFNLGHGIHPDVNPEHAGHFINEVKRLSKAYHK; encoded by the coding sequence ATGACCGAACTAAAAAACGATGCGTATTTAAGAGCACTTTTAAAACAACCTGTAGAACATACCCCAATATGGATGATGAGACAGGCCGGTCGTTATTTACCAGAATACAAAGCGACACGCGCGCAAGCAGGCGATTTTATGTCTTTGTGTCGCAATACAGAGTTAGCGTGTGAAGTAACATTACAACCTCTGCGTCGTTTTCCATTAGATGCGGCTATTTTGTTTAGTGACATTTTGACAATTCCTGACGCGATGGGATTAGGTTTGTACTTTGAAACAGGGGAAGGCCCACGTTTTGAGCGTCCAATTCAATCGAAAGCAGACGTAGATAAAATTGGTTTGCCAGATCCTGAAGGCGAACTAAAGTATGTAATGGATGCAGTGCGCATGATACGCCGTGAACTGAAAGGTGAAGTGCCGTTAATTGGTTTTTCTGGCAGTCCATGGACGCTGGCGACATATATGGTTGAAGGTGGTAGTTCCAAGGCCTTTACAAAAATCAAAAAGATGATGTATTCAGAGCCACAAACTTTGCACTTGTTGTTAGATAAGTTGGCTGATTCTGTTATTGAATACTTAAATGCACAAATAGCGGCTGGTGCTCAATCAGTGATGGTATTTGATACCTGGGGTGGAGTGCTTTCTCCGCGCGACTATAATGATTTCTCATTACAATACATGGCTAAAATTGTAGATGGCTTAACGCGTGAAAACGATGGCCGCAAAGTACCGGTTACCTTATTTACAAAAAATGGCGGTATGTGGCTAGAAAAAATAGCTGCCACAGGTTGTGACGCTTTAGGTTTAGATTGGACGATTGATATTGAAAATGCCAAAGCTCGTGTAGGCGATAAAGTTGCCTTGCAAGGTAATATGGATCCTTCAATGCTATATGCCCCTAAAGAGCGTATTACCGAAGAAGTAGAGAAAATATTAGCCGGTTATGGTGATACAGGCACGGGCCACGTATTTAACCTAGGCCATGGTATTCACCCAGACGTGAACCCGGAACATGCAGGTCACTTTATTAATGAAGTAAAAAGATTATCTAAGGCCTATCACAAGTAA
- a CDS encoding DUF2059 domain-containing protein, whose translation MIRKISVAFLSAVMLISTSLSAKQPTADQVQAYMNASGLNKSIDGLSQQIDGLSQQFAMGMGDTTKQQAFFAAVKSSLAKADMKKVVASELSQKFSDKELTELNTFVSEGVGKEMKQAEQKLFDSDINNKIMQYMGAGKKPSPEQEAAIANLITNTDATNNSADVYLTLTKAMMSPIMQSAQGVTAEVADQQVAAQVNAMDGMLRSQIEPQLKLAFGYAFQDSSAEAIGKYADFYKTSLGQKELSVVNESMITAISAWGSELGQALAK comes from the coding sequence ATGATTAGAAAAATATCGGTCGCCTTTTTATCTGCAGTGATGCTAATTTCCACGTCGCTTTCGGCAAAACAACCAACAGCTGATCAAGTGCAAGCCTACATGAATGCTTCAGGACTAAATAAATCAATTGATGGTCTCTCGCAGCAAATAGATGGATTGTCGCAACAATTTGCAATGGGTATGGGTGATACGACTAAACAACAGGCTTTTTTTGCTGCAGTGAAAAGTTCTTTAGCAAAAGCAGATATGAAAAAAGTAGTTGCCTCTGAGTTGAGTCAAAAATTCAGTGACAAAGAATTAACAGAGCTTAATACCTTTGTTTCTGAGGGTGTTGGTAAAGAAATGAAACAAGCGGAACAAAAGCTTTTTGATTCTGATATCAATAACAAGATAATGCAGTATATGGGAGCGGGTAAGAAGCCGTCGCCAGAACAAGAAGCGGCAATTGCTAACCTGATCACAAATACTGATGCGACAAACAATAGTGCAGATGTTTATTTAACACTTACAAAAGCTATGATGTCGCCAATTATGCAAAGTGCTCAGGGGGTTACTGCTGAAGTAGCCGACCAACAGGTGGCTGCTCAAGTGAATGCGATGGATGGCATGTTACGCAGTCAAATAGAGCCTCAATTGAAGTTAGCTTTTGGTTACGCTTTCCAAGATAGTTCGGCGGAAGCAATAGGCAAATATGCAGATTTCTACAAAACATCATTAGGTCAAAAAGAACTATCTGTTGTTAATGAGAGTATGATCACCGCAATTAGCGCGTGGGGTTCTGAGTTAGGTCAGGCGTTAGCTAAATAG
- a CDS encoding S1/P1 nuclease codes for MNKLPTLHKLFTFLSITLLCLSTFLFSLDAYAFGKKGHKLVCQLAFEQLTKEKQVQITQLLATLPQKHVSRLNKYNYQPSKQSIDFATACTWADAIKKWDYYDKFKPWHYMNVPRNARSVSQCKNCVLSAITHHTDALATNTQSWDKLQALMFLGHWVGDIHQPFHVSFADDLGGNKIQISNQDIKCKNLHWYWDECMLNVKSSQDKDLYQSLKEQWQHYKLKPQSVSHWANESLHLARNPSLLYCTLDASSVCSKPKNSKVTLPAYYQAVHQEALELRLLLAAKRLHYILQKTSF; via the coding sequence ATGAATAAATTACCAACACTTCACAAACTATTTACATTCTTAAGCATCACCTTACTGTGTCTTAGCACTTTCTTATTTTCGCTTGATGCATATGCGTTTGGTAAAAAAGGTCACAAGCTTGTTTGTCAATTAGCCTTTGAACAACTCACCAAAGAAAAACAAGTTCAGATTACACAATTGCTTGCCACATTGCCCCAAAAACACGTAAGCCGACTTAACAAATACAACTATCAGCCGAGCAAACAATCTATAGATTTTGCCACCGCGTGTACCTGGGCTGACGCGATCAAAAAATGGGATTACTACGACAAGTTTAAACCTTGGCACTACATGAATGTGCCGCGGAACGCTCGAAGTGTTTCTCAGTGCAAAAATTGCGTGCTTTCAGCAATAACTCATCACACAGATGCGCTAGCAACGAACACGCAATCATGGGATAAATTGCAAGCATTGATGTTTTTAGGCCATTGGGTCGGTGACATTCATCAGCCATTCCATGTCAGTTTTGCTGATGATTTGGGCGGCAATAAAATTCAGATAAGTAATCAAGATATCAAGTGTAAAAATCTGCATTGGTATTGGGATGAATGCATGCTTAATGTTAAAAGTTCGCAAGATAAAGACCTATACCAGTCTTTGAAGGAGCAATGGCAACACTATAAATTAAAACCACAAAGCGTGAGCCATTGGGCAAATGAATCATTACACTTAGCACGCAACCCATCACTTTTATACTGCACATTAGACGCCAGCAGCGTATGTTCAAAACCTAAAAATAGCAAGGTTACTTTGCCAGCCTACTACCAAGCTGTACACCAAGAGGCACTTGAACTCAGGCTATTATTGGCGGCAAAAAGATTGCACTATATTTTACAAAAAACCAGCTTTTAA
- the rsd gene encoding sigma D regulator codes for MLTRVEQAQRQWGGANNVIDKWLADRQAMLVAYTELAGLPPYQRQDSALPSVTEIKHFCQLLVDYICAGHFEVFETIKAQTPDKSQDIAEILDRVYYSTDAALQFNDKYTQLNDTEILEGFDDALSRLVQYLDKRFELEDKLIGFLLKHD; via the coding sequence ATGCTCACGCGAGTTGAACAAGCACAACGCCAATGGGGCGGCGCTAATAATGTCATTGATAAATGGTTAGCTGACCGTCAAGCTATGCTCGTTGCTTACACCGAACTTGCTGGCTTACCCCCATATCAAAGGCAAGACAGTGCATTACCTTCCGTTACCGAGATCAAACACTTCTGTCAGCTACTTGTAGATTATATCTGCGCAGGGCATTTTGAGGTATTTGAAACCATCAAAGCGCAAACACCCGATAAGTCGCAGGATATTGCGGAAATTCTTGATCGTGTCTATTACTCCACCGATGCAGCGTTGCAGTTTAATGACAAGTATACGCAGCTTAACGACACAGAAATTTTAGAAGGCTTTGACGACGCGCTATCAAGGTTAGTGCAGTATTTAGATAAACGCTTTGAACTGGAAGATAAACTGATAGGGTTTTTATTGAAACACGATTAA
- the fkpA gene encoding FKBP-type peptidyl-prolyl cis-trans isomerase, translating to MKLFKPAMVAVALTGLMACQDAAEEPKAVELKTEKEKQAYGLGASLGIYLKKNLQGQEDLGLHLDRELIIRGLSDSVNDKSVLTKEEIDEVVMSVQQEMQQVQQEKIAAEAIANIEAGEKFIEEFLAANPDAQKTESGIAYKVEQAAEGDKPLATDSVVVHYTGKFLDGEVFDSSVERGQPATFPLNRVIAGWTEGLQLMSVGEKYTFVIPGELAYGERGNPPRIPGNATLIFEVELLEIVQPAEEKEAETLK from the coding sequence ATGAAATTATTTAAACCAGCTATGGTTGCAGTTGCCCTAACTGGCCTGATGGCATGCCAAGACGCGGCAGAAGAGCCAAAGGCAGTTGAACTAAAAACTGAAAAAGAAAAACAAGCGTATGGCTTAGGCGCTTCATTAGGTATTTACCTTAAAAAGAATCTACAAGGTCAAGAAGATTTAGGTTTACACCTAGACCGTGAATTGATCATTCGTGGTTTATCAGACAGCGTAAATGACAAGTCTGTATTAACAAAAGAAGAAATCGATGAAGTTGTTATGTCTGTGCAACAAGAGATGCAACAAGTTCAGCAAGAAAAAATCGCTGCCGAAGCAATCGCTAATATTGAAGCTGGCGAGAAGTTTATCGAAGAATTTTTAGCGGCTAACCCAGATGCTCAAAAAACTGAGTCAGGTATCGCTTATAAAGTAGAGCAAGCTGCAGAGGGTGATAAGCCGTTAGCAACTGACAGCGTTGTTGTACATTACACAGGTAAATTCTTAGATGGTGAAGTATTTGACAGCTCAGTTGAACGTGGTCAGCCAGCAACCTTCCCATTAAACCGCGTTATTGCCGGTTGGACTGAAGGCCTACAGCTTATGTCTGTTGGCGAAAAGTACACCTTCGTTATTCCAGGTGAATTAGCTTATGGCGAACGTGGAAATCCACCTCGCATTCCAGGTAATGCAACCTTAATTTTTGAAGTAGAGCTACTAGAAATTGTTCAGCCTGCTGAAGAAAAAGAAGCAGAAACGCTTAAGTAA
- a CDS encoding SlyX family protein, giving the protein MTESDRTIQARIDELEAKVAFQDDIIEQLNQEITLHQAQLTAVSEQLKLLASRVKQGSTMQMMKPEDEPPPPHY; this is encoded by the coding sequence ATGACAGAAAGTGACCGAACAATACAGGCACGTATCGACGAACTAGAAGCCAAAGTGGCGTTTCAAGACGATATAATTGAGCAATTAAATCAAGAGATTACGTTGCACCAAGCGCAATTAACCGCTGTATCCGAGCAACTCAAACTACTTGCAAGTCGAGTAAAACAAGGTAGCACCATGCAAATGATGAAGCCTGAGGATGAGCCACCGCCGCCACATTATTAA
- a CDS encoding YheV family putative zinc ribbon protein codes for MRKRFIAGAICPSCGEQDTMALTKEMGVEKVTCVACGKQMTQPEARVEKATRESEQVIGVFKPE; via the coding sequence ATGCGTAAACGATTTATCGCCGGTGCAATTTGCCCTTCATGTGGCGAGCAAGATACCATGGCGCTAACCAAAGAAATGGGTGTGGAAAAAGTCACTTGTGTAGCCTGCGGCAAGCAAATGACGCAACCTGAAGCACGTGTTGAAAAAGCAACACGTGAATCCGAGCAAGTGATAGGCGTATTCAAACCTGAATAG
- a CDS encoding ATP-binding cassette domain-containing protein, with product MILASNLRLNRGNKTLFDGAQFAIHAGQKVGLVGANGCGKSSFFAALLSELSADEGELTLPANWSIANVKQETPALAMSAIEYVIDGDKAYRALEKQLAAARENEDGTLEADILTKIDTIGGYSLQARAGELLHGLGFSQDQLSLPVKDFSGGWRMRLNLAQALISRADLLLLDEPTNHLDLDAVIWLQKWLKRYQGTLVLISHDRDFLDDVVQHILHIEHAKAKLYTGNYSSFEKQRAEHLAQQDAQYQKQQKEVAHLTAFVDRFRAKASKAKQAQSRLKRLQKLPDLAPAHVDSQFTFSFENPDHMPYPLLSIDQANCGYGENALIIEQAKLTLVPGSRIGLLGRNGAGKSTLIKSLAGELDLMSGERYRAQELTIGYFSQHQLEQLHGPSTPLEHILNANKQFGELEGRNYLGRFGFSGDQSLSIVSSMSGGEKARLVLALIVLQKPQLLLLDEPTNHLDLEMRQALVMALQAFNGAIILIAHDRYLLESCVDEFYLVGDGALQPFSGDIDDYHQWLHSDKKAQVSKTTSASTQVDKKQQRKAQAQLRQKVAPLKKQAQKFEMDIGNWQAELDNVEHQLADCATYNAENKEMLAQLLKTQAQLKQSIEDAEEQWMMLEEEIEAVMLSEQAE from the coding sequence ATGATTCTCGCCAGCAATTTACGCCTAAATCGCGGAAACAAAACACTCTTTGATGGAGCCCAATTCGCTATTCACGCTGGACAAAAGGTTGGCTTAGTCGGCGCTAATGGTTGCGGTAAGTCGTCTTTTTTTGCAGCGCTGTTGTCCGAACTAAGCGCAGATGAGGGTGAGCTCACGCTACCTGCAAACTGGTCAATTGCCAATGTAAAACAAGAAACGCCTGCGCTTGCCATGAGTGCTATCGAATATGTGATTGATGGTGACAAAGCCTATAGAGCATTAGAGAAACAATTGGCGGCGGCTCGAGAAAACGAAGACGGCACTTTGGAAGCTGATATTCTCACCAAAATAGATACCATAGGTGGCTATTCCTTGCAGGCAAGAGCAGGGGAATTGTTGCATGGCTTGGGTTTTAGCCAAGACCAGTTGTCTTTGCCTGTTAAAGATTTCTCCGGTGGCTGGCGTATGCGCCTCAACTTAGCCCAAGCGTTAATATCAAGAGCAGATCTATTATTGCTCGATGAACCGACAAACCATTTAGATCTTGATGCAGTGATTTGGCTTCAAAAATGGTTAAAACGATATCAGGGTACCTTGGTTCTGATTTCTCATGACCGTGATTTTCTGGACGATGTTGTACAACACATATTGCATATTGAGCATGCCAAAGCAAAGCTTTACACGGGCAACTACTCTAGCTTTGAAAAACAGCGAGCAGAGCATTTGGCTCAGCAAGACGCGCAATATCAAAAGCAGCAAAAAGAAGTTGCGCACTTAACCGCATTCGTTGATCGATTTAGAGCCAAAGCCAGTAAAGCGAAACAAGCGCAAAGCCGATTGAAGCGTTTACAAAAATTACCTGATTTAGCGCCAGCGCATGTAGATTCTCAGTTTACCTTTTCTTTTGAAAACCCTGATCACATGCCCTACCCTTTGCTCAGCATAGATCAAGCTAACTGTGGCTATGGTGAAAATGCGCTCATTATTGAGCAGGCGAAACTAACACTAGTGCCAGGTAGCAGAATTGGATTACTTGGCAGAAATGGTGCGGGTAAATCTACGCTGATTAAATCGCTCGCAGGTGAGTTAGACTTAATGTCTGGTGAACGCTATCGTGCGCAAGAGCTAACCATTGGCTATTTTTCGCAACACCAGTTAGAACAATTACATGGACCGTCTACGCCGCTAGAGCATATTCTTAATGCTAACAAACAATTCGGTGAGCTAGAGGGACGCAATTATTTGGGTCGTTTTGGCTTTTCCGGTGATCAATCTTTGTCCATTGTCAGTAGTATGTCGGGAGGAGAAAAAGCGAGACTAGTATTAGCGCTTATTGTGCTTCAAAAACCACAACTATTGCTGCTAGATGAACCAACCAACCACTTAGATTTAGAGATGCGACAAGCACTCGTCATGGCATTACAAGCGTTTAACGGCGCCATAATACTGATTGCGCATGATCGCTATTTATTGGAAAGCTGTGTCGATGAATTCTACCTAGTAGGAGATGGCGCGTTACAACCTTTCAGTGGTGACATTGACGACTATCATCAATGGTTACATAGCGACAAAAAGGCTCAGGTTTCGAAAACAACCAGTGCTAGCACGCAGGTAGACAAGAAACAGCAACGTAAGGCCCAAGCGCAACTTCGACAAAAAGTTGCTCCGCTTAAAAAACAAGCACAAAAATTTGAAATGGACATCGGCAACTGGCAAGCTGAACTTGATAATGTAGAACATCAATTGGCAGACTGCGCTACATACAATGCTGAAAACAAAGAGATGTTAGCTCAGCTGTTGAAAACACAAGCACAATTAAAGCAGTCCATAGAAGATGCCGAAGAACAATGGATGATGCTTGAAGAGGAGATAGAAGCGGTCATGTTGTCGGAACAAGCAGAGTAA
- a CDS encoding TlpA disulfide reductase family protein translates to MMTTIIRLFIPFAIGALLITAVLIPKTPSTPKQQLTQLLEQHQGKVVFVDFWASWCLPCREAMPWLNEMQSQHTEKNFQVISINLDAEKQYADEFLNEFPASFPVIFDSEGETAQAYQLKGMPSSYIYDKTGKLVAVHQGFNQDKKQQFEQEIKTLIEQ, encoded by the coding sequence ATGATGACGACAATCATTCGTTTATTTATTCCATTTGCCATTGGCGCACTGCTAATAACCGCAGTGCTGATTCCTAAAACGCCATCCACGCCAAAGCAGCAGCTCACCCAATTGCTTGAACAACACCAAGGCAAGGTAGTTTTTGTTGATTTCTGGGCCTCTTGGTGCCTGCCATGTCGCGAAGCTATGCCATGGCTAAATGAAATGCAGTCACAACATACCGAAAAAAATTTCCAAGTGATTAGCATTAACTTAGATGCTGAAAAACAGTATGCCGATGAATTTTTAAACGAGTTTCCAGCTTCTTTTCCTGTTATCTTTGACAGCGAAGGCGAAACGGCTCAAGCCTATCAGTTGAAGGGCATGCCAAGCAGCTATATTTATGACAAAACAGGCAAACTTGTTGCGGTACATCAAGGATTTAATCAAGACAAAAAACAACAGTTCGAACAAGAGATAAAAACACTTATAGAACAATAA
- a CDS encoding DUF2238 domain-containing protein: MVKAWIIIFFAVLIWSGIAPKDTFTWFLEVLPAMIGGVILAVTYNTFRLTSLLYVLILLHCIVLMVGGHYTYAEVPMFDWFKDWFGFERNNYDKVGHFMQGFVPAMICREIFIRKNVINGTAWRNFLSVCFCLAFSAFYELIEWWVALGTGEDAEAFLGTQGYVWDTQSDMAWALGGAIIALAILGKWHDKQLSQQHTS, from the coding sequence ATGGTTAAAGCATGGATTATCATTTTTTTTGCTGTATTGATTTGGTCAGGCATTGCGCCTAAAGATACCTTCACTTGGTTTTTAGAAGTGCTGCCAGCAATGATTGGCGGCGTCATTCTAGCGGTCACCTACAACACCTTTAGATTAACCTCATTATTGTACGTATTAATATTATTGCACTGTATCGTCCTTATGGTGGGCGGTCATTACACCTATGCCGAAGTCCCCATGTTTGATTGGTTCAAAGACTGGTTTGGATTTGAACGCAATAATTACGATAAAGTAGGGCACTTTATGCAAGGCTTTGTGCCAGCGATGATTTGTCGTGAAATTTTTATTCGTAAAAACGTGATCAATGGCACAGCTTGGCGCAATTTTCTATCCGTTTGCTTTTGTTTGGCATTTAGTGCTTTTTACGAGTTGATTGAATGGTGGGTTGCATTAGGTACTGGCGAAGATGCCGAAGCCTTTTTAGGCACACAAGGGTATGTTTGGGATACCCAATCAGATATGGCGTGGGCTTTAGGTGGTGCGATCATAGCACTTGCGATACTGGGCAAATGGCACGACAAACAATTGAGCCAACAACACACCTCATAA
- a CDS encoding mechanosensitive ion channel family protein, whose translation MFAAEEVQENIEEKVDLITKYLEKITDWGVEFGSSLLVAVLVYLVIGWIFGRVVKVIELGMNRKKVEVTLHKFLVSIFSITFKAIQIIIFASMIGVETASLIAMLGAAGLAVGLALQGSLANFAGGILVLMFRPFKAGDYIEAQGVAGEVVEIQIFNTIMRTIDNQRVIIPNGMLSNGIVKNVFAEPTRRVDLIFGISYGDDIPKVKEILQRILEADERVLKSPAIDIWVGQHADSSINMYARPWVRSDDYWEVYFDMMERVKLAFDEEGVTIPFPQRDVHMIPAE comes from the coding sequence ATGTTTGCAGCAGAAGAAGTCCAAGAAAATATAGAAGAAAAAGTCGATTTAATTACAAAATACTTAGAAAAGATTACAGATTGGGGAGTAGAGTTTGGTTCTAGCCTGCTAGTGGCTGTCCTCGTTTATTTAGTCATTGGTTGGATATTTGGCAGGGTGGTAAAAGTCATTGAACTCGGCATGAACCGAAAGAAGGTGGAGGTAACCCTTCATAAGTTCTTAGTATCGATATTTAGCATCACCTTTAAAGCCATTCAAATCATAATCTTTGCTTCGATGATTGGGGTTGAGACAGCGTCGCTTATCGCTATGCTAGGTGCTGCAGGTTTGGCGGTTGGACTGGCACTACAGGGCAGTTTAGCTAATTTTGCCGGTGGTATTTTAGTGTTGATGTTTCGTCCCTTTAAGGCGGGCGACTACATTGAAGCCCAAGGCGTTGCTGGTGAAGTCGTAGAAATTCAAATCTTCAATACCATAATGCGTACGATAGACAATCAACGCGTGATCATACCAAATGGTATGCTTTCAAATGGTATTGTGAAAAATGTGTTTGCGGAACCTACACGCCGAGTAGATTTAATTTTTGGTATTAGTTACGGCGATGATATCCCTAAAGTGAAAGAAATTTTACAACGCATATTAGAGGCGGATGAACGCGTACTAAAAAGCCCTGCTATCGATATTTGGGTGGGTCAACATGCGGACAGTTCTATTAACATGTATGCGCGTCCGTGGGTTAGATCAGATGACTATTGGGAAGTGTATTTCGATATGATGGAAAGAGTAAAACTAGCGTTCGACGAGGAAGGTGTAACAATTCCATTCCCGCAACGCGATGTACATATGATTCCTGCAGAATAA
- a CDS encoding aldo/keto reductase has product MQYSRLGSSNIKISRVCLGTMTWGEQNTQQDADSQLDFALDAGVNFIDTAEMYPVPPAAATAHKTEEIIGDYLARNPAKRNQLVLATKVAGPGLKWIRGGQTVDKQAVVDAVEASLKRLKVEAIDLYQIHWPNRTSPHFSRHWPGSYKFTDTSKDAEIAEMANILEGLQLCIEQGKIKHVGLSDETPWGIHTYLNLAKSLNLPKMVSIQNEFSALHTKDWPYLIETCVHEDVAYLPWSPLAGGALTGKYIDGARPKGSRWSMLQRNGLFRDTEQSNQAVVAFVELANQFAMSPAQLALAWCNHVNGVSSTIIGATTLAQLEENIAAFDLTLSSQQLDIIQQFLKQYPSPF; this is encoded by the coding sequence TTGCAGTATAGTCGACTGGGCAGTAGCAATATAAAGATTTCTCGCGTGTGTCTTGGCACTATGACTTGGGGTGAACAAAACACACAACAAGATGCTGATTCACAGTTAGACTTTGCCCTTGATGCCGGCGTTAACTTTATTGATACTGCAGAAATGTACCCGGTTCCTCCAGCGGCTGCCACTGCTCACAAAACAGAGGAAATCATTGGCGACTATTTGGCTCGCAATCCTGCGAAACGCAATCAACTAGTGCTTGCCACAAAAGTAGCCGGTCCAGGTTTAAAATGGATTCGTGGCGGTCAGACAGTAGATAAACAAGCGGTTGTTGATGCAGTAGAAGCATCGCTAAAAAGGTTAAAAGTAGAAGCGATTGATTTGTACCAAATTCATTGGCCTAATCGCACTTCTCCACATTTTTCTAGACATTGGCCCGGTAGCTACAAATTCACCGACACATCTAAAGATGCAGAAATAGCAGAGATGGCCAATATATTGGAAGGGCTACAACTGTGTATTGAACAAGGCAAAATAAAACATGTTGGCTTGTCTGACGAAACTCCTTGGGGTATTCACACCTATTTGAACTTAGCTAAGTCTTTAAACCTGCCAAAAATGGTTTCGATTCAAAATGAATTTAGTGCGCTACACACTAAAGATTGGCCCTACTTAATTGAAACTTGTGTGCATGAAGATGTGGCTTATCTGCCATGGTCACCACTAGCAGGCGGAGCACTTACTGGAAAGTACATTGATGGCGCAAGACCAAAGGGGAGCCGCTGGTCAATGCTACAGCGCAATGGCTTGTTTCGTGACACAGAGCAATCTAATCAGGCAGTTGTAGCTTTTGTTGAACTAGCAAACCAATTTGCGATGTCGCCTGCACAACTCGCACTGGCTTGGTGCAATCATGTTAATGGCGTTTCATCTACTATTATTGGCGCCACAACACTTGCCCAATTGGAAGAAAATATTGCAGCATTTGATTTAACCTTGTCGAGTCAACAACTCGACATCATTCAGCAGTTTCTGAAGCAGTATCCTTCACCTTTTTAA
- a CDS encoding DUF3429 domain-containing protein, which produces MQIHKTLGYLGLLPFLFAIAMTLTTTTLFGHSGATLFVAYSVAIACFLCGTMWLQQSHQEENKLPLYSNILTLVAATCLLLSTSLALAILTLIYLAIYVMEVRIVRFNEQASGISVIDYGVMRLTLTIIVVALHLAMQIFT; this is translated from the coding sequence ATGCAGATACATAAAACGTTGGGATACTTAGGCCTTTTACCCTTCCTATTCGCTATCGCGATGACCCTAACAACAACGACATTGTTTGGTCATTCAGGCGCAACGCTATTTGTCGCTTACAGCGTGGCTATTGCATGTTTCCTTTGTGGCACCATGTGGTTGCAACAAAGCCATCAAGAAGAAAACAAACTACCACTCTACAGCAATATACTAACGCTCGTTGCTGCAACTTGCTTATTGCTCAGTACCAGTCTTGCTTTGGCTATACTTACGCTGATTTACTTAGCGATTTACGTAATGGAAGTGCGAATTGTTAGATTCAATGAACAGGCCAGTGGCATAAGCGTTATCGACTACGGCGTTATGCGTTTAACGCTCACTATTATCGTTGTGGCATTGCATCTGGCCATGCAAATATTCACCTAG
- a CDS encoding thiol-disulfide oxidoreductase DCC family protein, which yields MLTFFYDSQCPLCVREVDALRERDKFNDISFVDVHDEHAMKAHEDIDKDRALNVLHGKINDTVVTGLDVTYHAWRVIGYGCLVAPLQWRFTKPLFERGYTFFAKRRHKIARFLYPNDVCENGVCEKGSHNE from the coding sequence ATGTTAACATTTTTTTATGACAGCCAATGTCCTCTGTGTGTAAGAGAGGTGGACGCATTAAGAGAGCGGGATAAGTTTAACGACATTAGCTTTGTCGACGTCCATGATGAGCATGCCATGAAAGCGCATGAAGATATCGACAAAGACCGTGCTTTAAATGTATTGCATGGAAAAATAAATGACACTGTCGTTACTGGATTAGATGTTACTTACCATGCTTGGCGCGTGATCGGCTATGGTTGTTTGGTGGCCCCTTTGCAATGGCGATTCACCAAACCCTTGTTTGAGCGAGGCTATACCTTTTTTGCCAAAAGGCGACACAAAATAGCACGTTTTTTGTATCCTAACGATGTGTGTGAAAATGGCGTATGTGAAAAAGGTTCTCATAATGAGTAA